A part of Biomphalaria glabrata chromosome 3, xgBioGlab47.1, whole genome shotgun sequence genomic DNA contains:
- the LOC106070393 gene encoding uncharacterized protein LOC106070393 produces the protein METRLTLTAQFISDGRALVYDGERLERYVTEQKADYERAKKEEFERETARLEREERLKKEAKAEEERVKKEAKAEEKARLEREERVRKEAKAEEERLRREAKADEAARHEWEEKARREEHERWKERDAREELKRKDELELARLKEKSGPEAGAVVGQAVEIRQKSVLDRLDKNFQGMKEEDDLLAYLTHFEAVAARCKIESKEWALLLSYKLTTSLKNFMLRDSLFLSDKYEDVKTALLRHADINAETYRKRFHHVKPRQNDFRGYVTELRTALDNWCKMAEVGKTVEEIKDLFIKNRILESVSNEVYRQLVLNKLSTVENMLEVIEGFKVAGSDVAIRKEESVYVAAACCEPVIKQSPMVKRKVIVCFSCGEQGHKLAECHNEFVAQNNETDVEIVNPNDSIKDQDQRSRHR, from the coding sequence ATGGAGACGAGGTTGACTCTAACCGCCCAGTTCATCAGTGACGGCCGTGCTCTCGTGTATGATGGTGAGAGGTTGGAGAGGTATGTGACAGAGCAGAAGGCTGACTATGAGAGAGCCAAGAAGGAGGAGTTTGAAAGAGAGACGGCTAGGCTTGAGCGAGAGGAGAGATTAAAGAAAGAAGCGAAGGCAGAAGAGGAGAGAGTAAAGAAAGAGGCGAAGGCTGAGGAGAAAGCCAGACTTGAGCGTGAAGAGAGGGTGAGaaaagaggcgaaggcagagGAAGAGCGGTTGAGAAGAGAGGCGAAGGCAGATGAGGCCGCTAGACATGAATGGGAGGAAAAGGCCAGGCGTGAGGAACACGAGAGGTGGAAGGAGAGAGATGCTAGAGAGGAGCTCAAGAGAAAAGATGAACTGGAGTTGGCACGGCTTAAAGAGAAGTCGGGGCCAGAGGCAGGTGCAGTTGTAGGTCAGGCTGTTGAGATACGACAAAAGAGTGTCTTGGACAGGCTAGACAAGAACTTCCAAGGCATGAAGGAAGAGGACGATCTTCTGGCGTACCTGACGCACTTCGAGGCTGTAGCGGCAAGGTGTAAGATTGAGAGTAAAGAGTGGGCCCTACTGTTGTCATACAAGCTGACGACATCGCTCAAAAACTTTATGTTGAGGGACAGTCTGTTCCTTAGCGACAAGTATGAGGATGTCAAAACGGCACTTCTCCGCCACGCAGACATCAATGCAGAGACATACCGCAAAAGGTTCCACCACGTCAAACCACGGCAGAATGACTTCCGTGGGTATGTGACCGAGTTGAGAACCGCGCTGGACAACTGGTGTAAAATGGCTGAGGTCGGTAAGACAGTAGAAGAGATCAAAGatcttttcattaaaaataggaTACTAGAAAGCGTATCAAATGAGGTGTACAGGCAGCTCGTGTTAAACAAACTCAGCACAGTAGAAAACATGTTGGAGGTGATTGAAGGTTTCAAGGTTGCTGGTTCTGATGTAGCAATAAGAAAGGAAGAAAGTGTGTATGTGGCAGCAGCATGTTGTGAGCCTGTGATTAAGCAGAGTCCAATGGTTAAAAGAAAGGTAATTGTTTGCTTCAGTTGTGGTGAGCAAGGTCATAAATTAGCTGAGTGCCATAATGAATTTGTTGCCCAAAATAATGAGACTGATGTTGAGATTGTAAATCCCAATGATAGTATTAAGGACCAAGACCAGCGATCTAGACATAGATGA